TCACGAtgggtttgtctgtgttttttttctatccatGTCCTGATTGTAGTGTAGGAGGtacttttcatgttgtttttgtctgtttatcaGCAGGCTATCTCTAAAAGTTTTGTGGGAAGGTTTGGGGCGAGGAAGAAgtgattcacttttcacactgattagCCAGAGAGAGGTATCACAGCTGGCATGGCTTCACATAAAAAGCCATGCAACTTCAAAAAGCATTCAATCAACGCCATGAAactgtggaaaggttggtcatgaggCAAGGAAGAAGTGACTCACCGTTCACACCTATTGGCTAAAGGGGTGTGTGACGGTGGGAGGGATTAATTTTGGGTGAATACTCAACATGTGGACCTGGCATATCTTGCCAGTTGCATGGTGTTGTGGAGGTTTACACACTGCTGAGTACTTTCTAGTTTAAGTTTAAGCCAACTAGGGCAGAATTTTATAAATAGCATGATTCTGTATTATGTTCACAGTCAAAAATGTTTCATGGAGGAAGGAGTAATGGgttaaaattaactttttgaggatttcattttaaaaactaaagaaattAATAGATACAATAGATAGATACAGTGTAGTACCAACACTGTCAAAAgtaacatgcatgcacattttacACTATACTTTTAAACATGCCATGCTGAAACAACCACAGCACATTATGTTCCaactgttttcatttatttccaaagtCAGCGCTATAAAATGTATAGCATGACGGGGCTTTCACATAATGCATCTTTATGAGTCCTCTACCGCATTGTTGGCTGAGTGAAATGTTCCTCTCGGGATGTGATCTGCTGTAGATATGTCCTGTAAAACTCTCATGGTGAGAGGTGGGGGCTTGAGAACAAATATGATGACATTAGAACAAAATAAGTAGATGCAATGCaaggtaaaaacaacaacaacaacaacaaataattaaaaatcaaataaaaataaaacataattcaagaggaaaattattattatgtggtTTTATTCCTAGTTTAATcaaatgtttttgcatgtaTATCAGCAGTTGTTGGATCAACTGTATATGGCTGGTAACCTTCCAAAGACACCAATGAGACCTTATACAAGTTATTTTGTGAAGAATTGTTGTAATTTACCTTTTGTTATAGCCACTTCCCTTCAGTTTTGCTCATCTGTTTCTCCTTTAGCTAATGATTTTGtatgtttcccagaatgccctgTGAAAACCCTCAGAACACAGATGTAGATGTGCTTCACTGCCCTGTGGGTCACGTAAAGAATAATCACGGTGACAGCACAGTACGAACAAGAGAGTGATTTTTTCCAgtcaaacaaaataagaattagGCATtgtcattcaaaacaaaatgtgtcttGTGGCTTCATTGGATTATGATTTATTAAAGCTACTTTTGGTGGTGAAAGTGGCACTGCTTCCTCCGCTATGATGATTTCTCTTTGTGTGATGAATATCGGTGCAAAATGATCAACCTGACATTTGCTGTTGATATCAAACTCTAATTGGAAATATTTGAGCATAGtgtcacattttccacatttgaCCAGTTGTCCTcaggaaatataaaatacacCACCAACCAATGGGGTGGGCCCAGAATTGCAAgttatatgttttttaaacagcaaacagacagGAGATTTCTTTTGAATTTAGCCTTTTGATGGGTGGCCGGGGGTATGATAAATATGATGGATGTAGAGTTGTTGACGTTTGCATGTCCGTGTGCTTCTCAGCCATCTTGCCTTGTTTCAGGTTCTTCAGACCCACCTTCAGTCCTCCAGGAATCCCCAACCAGATTCCCACCCAAACAACCAAAGTCGAGGGCCAAAGACCCCTTTGTGAAGGAGAAGGACATGAAAAGCAAAACGGGTATGTAAAAATATTGCCTGCACACAATGCAAACCTATCCCCCTTATTCTTCAATTTCTGTTATGCTCCAGAAAGAATTTCTCCTACCTCCTAATAACTATGATATCCCACTGATTTACATTTCCATAGAGGATAAATTTGAAAAGAACagtacaaaacagaaaaactaaaaacataCGCATTTGTATCTAGGGGTGATATTCTGGGGTCAGAGACCACTTTATGTATTCAGATCGATACCATTTCCATAATTTAAAGCGCACTTGTAGATTAAACTTTGAATGATCATGAGTCATTCCTCCATTCAGTGTCAGCGAGAGGCTCCGAGCTGTTTACCACAATGACACTGTCTCTAGCTTGGAGAACAATTTTCAGGTTAATGAATACAGATGGGGCAGCACGCGGCCACAAACTGAGCAGTGTTGTTTTTAAGTCTCCatgtccagtttttttttcttttattatctgCATGTCCTCACTGACTCAcccatctcttttctctcttttctctctctggtctctTGTGATGGAGACAGGCTCAGAAGCAGGACAAACAGCCCCTGGTGACACTAGTGACAGCGATGGCTCACAGCCAGGATTATTCATTTGGGTTGTCTGTGGCAGCGTGATCCTCATTCTGGTCGTCATGATTTTGCTGGCCCTGCTGTGGAGGTACCACCGTCGTCAGTCTGCCCCAGATAGCCAGCAGTCCGCCTCCTTGTCCCTCAACACCTTAGCTGTGCCCAAGCGGGACAGCGTCAGCAGCGACAACAACGGTTCAGACCGCAGCGATGTCGTCTTTCCACTGCGGGCTTCAGACAGCATGCTCTGTCATCATTATGAACGTGTGAGCAGTGACTACGGGGCCCCTGTGTATATAGTTCAGGAGATACCACCCCAGAGTCCCACTAACATCTACTACAAAGTCTAATGCGCTTTGCTCTCGTGGCACTCTTTTGCAAACACGCTGCTGTCCTGGATCTGCTCTGCTGAGGACGCATTCAGGCCACAGTGGTGAAGTTTGCAGTCGACTGCTGATGGCACTCTTTCAAGGCGTGCAGAGTATAGCCACATGCAGAGCTGAGAGCTGAGCTGTGCTGACCATATGCTTTGGCAGACAGCTGCCAGTCTTCTGCTTATTTGTGTCAGGCTGCACTGAGTGCACAAAATGCCGTTGAAACATTTATTGTTCTTGAGAGAATTATGAATGCAGCTGATGAGAATCAGGCAGGAGAGtctgttgttttcattgtagGCTGTTCAGTAATTAATGAAGGTCATCATTGCTATTTAGTTGCTTAGTTAGAAATGTTTGGGAGCCTTCAGTAATTAATTGAtaaacatgtttcttttttttttctcaaagaaaacattttccattaTTAAAAGCAGTGCTTTCCGGCTGCCACCGCATAATTATGGCTGCTTCATGTGTACAGTAAATATcatgtaatttgttttatttattgagtaAATCTGATACAGAAATTATATTGCACATATAACACATTAAATTATTTAGCActtaaaagtacattttcacaGTTGAATTTTGTATAATTCAATTAAAATGCTGTTAATTCAGTTGCAAATCGTGTTTTTTTGAGAATCATTTTGATGGATTCCACAGTGAAACTTTCTGGtcagttttcatctttttacCACTGCAGGAAACATGCAGCCTTCATGTATCCTTACATTTAGTTAGTTACATTTAGTTAGTTAAAGATAGTTTATAACCAGGGTtctgtgcagaaacacagaacCCTTACACCCTTACACTTGAAACGAGGGTTTTGCAGAGTGGGTAGGTTTGTTAATGTGTGACATCAGCAATAGCAAGATCAGAAAATATCTCACTGCTCATGATGCTCTCTGCCTTTGCTTTCCAAAGCCCAcaagaagggaggaaagaatgaatggagaaaaagacaaagaaatgaagatgatgaaacaataaaaataataatgaaattttGAATCACagaataaactgtaaataaatcaaGCACAGTCCTTCAGCTGTCCTTGTTATTAgaaaacaagttttaaaaaagacacaatTCATGGCAGCAACACTGAGCAACCACAGTACACAGAACGACTGGCAATTACTGACATTACTGCCATCACAGTcctatttcagtatttttttgtaACAGAATGACTCCATGGCTGTAAACTCAAATGGCtacaaaactttaaaacatcTCCCCCGGTGCAAGTTTCAGCTGCGTTTGAAGAGACTGGGACCGAAAATCCGAAAACTGTTAGTTCtctgaaatatttttggttAGAATATATTAAATTCAGCATTGCTCGGAGGACATTAACCATTTATGCATGTCTGTTCACTCCACTTCTAATGGTACCCCTGGGATAGTGACTGTCATTCTGTTTGCAGTGAACAGCGCCATAACAAACGTCTCACCACGTCTCAGACTGGATGgacgggagaaaaaaaaaaaaaaacggcgacATAAAGCAAACTATAGTTTGACTTTGTTGGTACGAAAGTGGGAACTTTCAAGTGATATTTTATAATCTTTCCAAGTAACAGGAAAGAGAGGAACCATACAAACCAGTACACAGAAACAGCTTTGTGTCACAGGCTTTGGGACAGTTTGTCAATTCAAACATAAAAGGCCGTACATCACAGTAACTGGCTTTTTAAGACAAACTGTGCATCAACAGTATAAATACACCACAAGACCAAACTGCATGCTTTGCTTTTAACGCGCGATAAATTGATCCTCCACAAAAACGTAATGTTAATGTTCTTAATTTGTATATCAAGAACTTACATTGTGGAACTTACATTGAGTGCATATTGGAATAACCTTGATGTGGATTCAATGGATAGAGTTCCATATAATGTAAACAAATTACTTGCACTATCATAAATGAATTTCATGggt
This DNA window, taken from Myripristis murdjan chromosome 3, fMyrMur1.1, whole genome shotgun sequence, encodes the following:
- the LOC115355911 gene encoding ephrin-B2a-like, which produces MGKITWSYSCVILLAIICCCRAITLESIYWNSSNTKFIPGRGLVLFPQIGDKMDIICPRVSSGGKEEFYRVYLVTRSQMESCTIDKSDTPLLNCDKPHRDVKFTFKFQEFSPNLWGLEFLKGRDYYITSTSTSSLQGLDNTDGGVCRTKSMKLVLRVGQSSSDPPSVLQESPTRFPPKQPKSRAKDPFVKEKDMKSKTGSEAGQTAPGDTSDSDGSQPGLFIWVVCGSVILILVVMILLALLWRYHRRQSAPDSQQSASLSLNTLAVPKRDSVSSDNNGSDRSDVVFPLRASDSMLCHHYERVSSDYGAPVYIVQEIPPQSPTNIYYKV